From a region of the Streptomyces caniferus genome:
- a CDS encoding YceI family protein → MASTGAGAAGLRAQVRTRDGWAVQHAVLTVTDMTGAQVLRAAADDEGAIRSEEPLPAGPYTVIVTAVGYAPVASSAIVTASGRMDVGSVVLARQGGAELPPPGAWTIDPMHSTVAAVAQHLGISSVHGRFTEFSGRIEIAEDLAASRVEAVIKATSIDTGNGMRDGHLRSEDFLNVEEFPEITYRSSGLAPAGPDRWTVHGELSLHGVVRPVALDLSYLGTGPDPWGGVRAAFRATAELRREDFKMNYNQVVAAGIAAIGTTLKVELDIQAVQGESLPMG, encoded by the coding sequence ATGGCTTCGACGGGCGCGGGAGCTGCGGGACTGAGAGCGCAGGTCCGCACACGCGACGGCTGGGCGGTCCAGCACGCCGTGCTGACCGTCACCGACATGACGGGCGCGCAGGTGCTGCGCGCCGCGGCGGACGACGAGGGCGCCATCCGCAGCGAGGAGCCGCTGCCCGCGGGCCCGTACACGGTCATCGTGACGGCCGTCGGCTACGCACCGGTCGCCTCCAGCGCGATCGTGACGGCGAGCGGCCGGATGGACGTCGGCAGTGTCGTCCTGGCGCGGCAGGGCGGGGCCGAGCTGCCGCCGCCCGGGGCCTGGACCATCGACCCGATGCACTCGACGGTGGCCGCGGTCGCCCAGCACCTGGGGATCTCCAGCGTGCACGGCCGGTTCACGGAGTTCAGCGGCCGGATCGAGATCGCCGAGGACCTCGCCGCCTCGCGCGTCGAGGCGGTCATCAAGGCCACGTCCATCGACACCGGCAACGGGATGCGCGACGGGCACCTGCGCTCCGAGGACTTCCTGAACGTCGAGGAGTTCCCGGAGATCACCTACCGCAGCTCGGGCCTGGCACCGGCAGGACCGGACCGCTGGACGGTGCACGGCGAGCTGTCGCTGCACGGCGTCGTACGCCCGGTGGCCCTCGACCTGAGCTACCTCGGCACCGGCCCCGACCCCTGGGGCGGCGTGCGCGCCGCGTTCCGCGCCACCGCGGAGCTGCGCCGCGAGGACTTCAAGATGAACTACAACCAGGTCGTCGCGGCCGGTATCGCGGCGATCGGCACGACCCTGAAGGTGGAGCTGGACATCCAGGCGGTGCAGGGGGAGAGCCTGCCGATGGGGTGA
- a CDS encoding amidohydrolase family protein produces the protein MGIEHHHTPRLLLRGGLVIDTAPHPVVHPHTDVLVEAGRIAAVGPDLPLDDTDTGLEVIDARSMVVLPGFVDAHRHLWQGVLRSAAVDESLDHYLRRILGDLGARCTPADVYTGNLLGALECLDSGVTTVQDFSHVQHTPEHTAAAVEALREAGIRAVFGYGYPVFDEAARQADWVRKARTDHFPSREALVTMALAPVGPSFAPPEAVREDWLLARELELPLAVHVSAGPVAQRPIAALQEQGLLTAGTLYVHGNSLPDSELRLIAESGGAVAITPAIEASMRFGAPMAGRLRRAGITTGLGADAVTSAPGDMFSQMRAALMSSHFDEDDAASGTSTIKAADVLRMATTEGATALGLGDEVGSLGIGKRADLVLLRADALNLAPVAHDPIGAVVTAAHPGNVDTVLVAGRAVKRDGRLLYDNLGGVLAEAHRAVERLGAPSA, from the coding sequence ATGGGAATCGAGCACCACCACACACCGCGACTGCTGCTGCGCGGCGGTCTGGTCATCGACACCGCCCCCCACCCCGTCGTCCACCCGCACACCGACGTCCTGGTCGAGGCGGGCCGGATCGCCGCCGTCGGCCCCGATCTGCCCCTCGACGACACCGATACCGGCCTGGAGGTGATCGACGCCCGCTCGATGGTCGTACTGCCCGGCTTCGTCGACGCCCACCGGCATCTGTGGCAGGGCGTGCTGCGGTCCGCCGCGGTCGACGAGAGCCTTGACCACTACCTCCGCCGGATTCTCGGTGACCTCGGCGCCCGCTGCACGCCCGCCGACGTGTACACCGGCAACCTCCTCGGCGCGCTGGAGTGCCTGGACTCCGGGGTCACCACCGTCCAGGACTTCTCCCACGTCCAGCACACGCCGGAGCACACCGCGGCCGCCGTCGAGGCGCTGCGGGAGGCGGGGATCCGGGCCGTCTTCGGCTACGGGTATCCCGTCTTCGACGAGGCCGCCCGGCAGGCCGACTGGGTGCGCAAGGCCCGCACCGACCACTTCCCGTCGCGCGAGGCGCTGGTCACCATGGCCCTGGCCCCGGTCGGCCCCTCGTTCGCTCCCCCGGAGGCCGTGCGCGAGGACTGGCTGCTCGCCCGCGAGCTGGAGCTGCCCCTCGCGGTCCATGTGAGCGCCGGACCGGTGGCGCAGCGGCCGATCGCCGCCCTGCAGGAACAGGGGCTGCTCACCGCTGGCACCCTGTACGTCCACGGCAACTCGCTGCCCGACTCCGAGCTGCGGCTGATCGCCGAATCCGGCGGGGCGGTGGCGATCACACCGGCGATCGAGGCCTCGATGCGGTTCGGCGCGCCGATGGCGGGACGGCTGCGCCGGGCGGGCATCACCACGGGGCTGGGCGCGGACGCGGTCACCTCGGCGCCGGGCGACATGTTCTCGCAGATGCGCGCCGCCTTGATGAGCAGTCACTTCGACGAGGACGACGCCGCTTCCGGAACGTCCACGATCAAGGCGGCCGATGTGCTGCGCATGGCCACCACGGAAGGGGCCACGGCCCTCGGTCTGGGCGACGAGGTGGGATCACTGGGCATCGGCAAGCGCGCCGACCTCGTCCTGCTGCGCGCCGATGCGCTCAACCTCGCCCCGGTGGCGCACGATCCGATCGGCGCGGTGGTGACCGCCGCACACCCCGGGAACGTCGACACGGTCCTGGTGGCAGGACGGGCGGTCAAGCGCGACGGGCGTCTTCTGTACGACAACCTCGGCGGCGTTCTGGCCGAGGCCCACCGCGCGGTCGAGCGCCTCGGGGCGCCGAGTGCCTAA
- a CDS encoding MFS transporter, with protein sequence MPSVASDATPAVLQPPGRPAARWLILAVICLAQLTVILDNTVLNVAIPSLTEELGATTADVQWMINAYSLVQSGLLLIAGNSADRYGRKKMLLVGLALFGVASLAAALATSPGLLIAARAGMGIGGALLVTTTLAVVMQIFDDAERPRAIGIWSSVNSLGFAAGPLIGGSLLDHFWWGSLFLVNLPVAVISLVAVAALVPESTSRGDSLALPGTNPAARTPVDLLGALLSMIGMVGVVFAIISGPISGWLSGRVLISAAIGVAGLAAFALWELRVPHPMLDMHFFRNRRFIGAVSGGILVAFGMGGSMFLLTQHLQLVLGYGPLDAGLRMAPLAVTVILVNFTGLGARLIRRFGTPGMIVSGMSLLAAGLAAVSLLGGAGYGGMLCGLVMMGVGIALAMPTMANAIMSAIPPAKAGVGAGVNGTLMEFGQGLGVAVLGAVLNSRFAALLPLVAAGAGSLPAAFARTRTDGERAAVHDAFASGIGTSQLVGAAAVFLGGLLAAVLLRRAERAGRDAAQPAAPPGAQPAAAAAE encoded by the coding sequence ATGCCCTCCGTGGCCTCCGACGCCACCCCCGCCGTCCTCCAGCCGCCGGGCCGGCCCGCCGCCCGCTGGCTGATCCTCGCCGTCATCTGCCTCGCCCAGCTGACGGTCATCCTCGACAACACCGTCCTGAACGTCGCCATCCCCTCCCTCACCGAGGAGCTGGGCGCGACCACCGCCGACGTCCAGTGGATGATCAACGCCTATTCGCTGGTCCAGTCCGGTCTGCTGCTCATCGCCGGCAACTCCGCCGACCGCTACGGCCGGAAGAAGATGCTCCTCGTCGGCCTGGCGCTGTTCGGCGTCGCCTCGCTCGCCGCGGCCCTCGCCACGTCACCCGGCCTGCTCATCGCGGCACGCGCCGGTATGGGCATCGGCGGGGCCCTGCTGGTGACCACCACCCTCGCCGTCGTCATGCAGATCTTCGACGACGCGGAGCGCCCCCGGGCCATCGGCATCTGGAGCTCGGTCAACTCCCTCGGCTTCGCCGCCGGCCCGCTGATCGGCGGCTCCCTGCTCGACCACTTCTGGTGGGGCTCGCTGTTCCTGGTCAACCTCCCCGTCGCGGTGATCTCGCTGGTGGCCGTCGCCGCCCTCGTCCCCGAATCCACCAGCCGCGGCGACAGCCTCGCCCTGCCGGGCACGAACCCGGCGGCGCGGACCCCCGTCGACCTGCTGGGCGCCCTGCTGTCCATGATCGGCATGGTGGGAGTGGTCTTCGCGATCATCTCCGGGCCGATCTCCGGCTGGCTGTCCGGCCGGGTGCTGATCTCCGCGGCCATCGGCGTCGCCGGGCTCGCCGCCTTCGCGCTGTGGGAGCTGCGCGTCCCGCACCCGATGCTGGACATGCACTTCTTCCGCAACCGCCGGTTCATCGGCGCCGTCTCGGGCGGCATCCTCGTCGCCTTCGGGATGGGCGGCTCGATGTTCCTGCTCACCCAGCACCTCCAACTGGTCCTCGGGTACGGGCCGCTGGACGCCGGGCTGCGGATGGCGCCGCTCGCCGTCACCGTCATCCTGGTCAACTTCACCGGCCTGGGCGCCCGGCTGATCCGCCGGTTCGGCACCCCCGGGATGATCGTCTCGGGGATGTCGCTGCTCGCGGCCGGCCTCGCCGCCGTCTCCCTGCTGGGCGGCGCCGGCTACGGCGGCATGCTGTGCGGCCTGGTCATGATGGGCGTCGGCATCGCGCTCGCCATGCCGACGATGGCCAACGCCATCATGTCCGCGATCCCCCCGGCCAAGGCCGGCGTGGGGGCCGGCGTCAACGGCACCCTGATGGAATTCGGCCAGGGCCTCGGCGTCGCCGTCCTCGGCGCGGTCCTCAACTCCCGTTTCGCGGCGCTGCTTCCGCTGGTCGCCGCGGGCGCCGGGTCGTTGCCCGCGGCGTTCGCCCGGACCCGTACGGACGGCGAACGGGCCGCCGTCCACGACGCCTTCGCGTCCGGCATCGGCACCAGCCAGCTGGTCGGCGCGGCCGCGGTCTTCCTCGGCGGGCTGCTCGCCGCCGTCCTGCTGCGCCGGGCGGAGCGGGCCGGGCGGGACGCGGCGCAGCCCGCTGCGCCTCCCGGTGCGCAACCGGCCGCCGCGGCGGCGGAATAG
- a CDS encoding TetR/AcrR family transcriptional regulator encodes MAATDDRAGKRPNSVWLTERPPLKRKAEQPAGLDLDKIVAATVRLLDAEGLSKFSMRRLAAELGVTAMSVYWYVDTKDDLLELAVDAVAGEMTLPDASDADADWRDQLRTLAVGYRDMLLGHSWAARLLGEFLNIGPHSTAFSNATQRVMRRTGLPADRMTGALASLFHFVYGFSTIRATHEARCRAVGMSLDDYFERVVAALSDRPEFAEMLEPSTRADHLRRGHSAVEMLDRDFAFALDLQIAGIEAMRDRPGN; translated from the coding sequence ATGGCAGCGACGGACGACCGCGCCGGGAAGCGGCCGAACAGCGTCTGGCTGACCGAACGGCCCCCGCTCAAACGGAAGGCGGAGCAGCCGGCCGGACTCGACCTCGACAAGATCGTCGCGGCGACGGTCCGGCTGCTCGACGCCGAGGGCCTGTCGAAGTTCTCGATGCGCAGGCTCGCCGCCGAACTCGGCGTCACCGCCATGTCCGTGTACTGGTACGTCGACACCAAGGACGACCTGCTGGAACTGGCCGTCGACGCGGTGGCCGGCGAGATGACCCTGCCCGACGCGTCGGACGCCGACGCCGACTGGCGCGACCAGCTGCGCACGCTCGCCGTCGGCTACCGCGACATGCTGCTGGGCCACTCCTGGGCGGCCCGGCTGCTGGGCGAGTTCCTCAACATCGGCCCGCATTCGACGGCCTTCTCCAACGCCACCCAGCGGGTGATGCGCCGCACCGGCCTGCCCGCGGACCGCATGACCGGCGCGCTGGCGTCGCTCTTCCACTTCGTCTACGGCTTCTCCACGATCCGGGCCACCCACGAGGCCCGCTGCCGCGCGGTGGGCATGAGCCTCGACGACTACTTCGAACGGGTCGTCGCCGCGCTCTCGGACCGGCCGGAGTTCGCCGAGATGCTGGAGCCGTCCACCCGGGCCGACCACCTCCGCCGGGGTCACAGCGCCGTGGAGATGCTGGACCGGGACTTCGCCTTCGCCCTCGATCTGCAGATCGCGGGGATCGAGGCGATGCGGGACCGGCCGGGGAACTGA
- a CDS encoding MarR family winged helix-turn-helix transcriptional regulator, which produces MTAASGPVPDPVDALLSAWRTELPDVLRPTTELSKRIVQLAGALDAATRGVLPGLGLTVAEFDILAALRRSGEPYRMKPNELVRALLLSSGGISNVVSHLAGRGLVLREPSPDDGRSTMIRLTPDGVRTAERAVCATADAHEAVFAEASPAAVHAAARALREVGVNRRPVPRSLRTGRNRSRS; this is translated from the coding sequence GTGACCGCGGCATCCGGACCAGTCCCCGACCCCGTCGATGCGCTGCTGAGCGCCTGGCGGACCGAGCTGCCGGATGTGCTCCGCCCGACGACGGAGCTGTCGAAGCGGATAGTGCAGCTCGCCGGCGCCCTGGACGCGGCCACCCGCGGGGTGCTCCCCGGCCTCGGCCTGACCGTCGCCGAATTCGACATCCTGGCCGCCCTGCGCAGGTCCGGTGAGCCCTACCGCATGAAGCCGAACGAGCTGGTCCGCGCGCTGCTGCTGTCCTCCGGAGGCATCAGCAACGTCGTCAGCCACCTCGCCGGCCGCGGACTCGTGCTCCGCGAGCCCTCACCGGACGACGGCCGCAGCACCATGATCCGGCTGACACCGGACGGGGTGCGCACCGCCGAGCGCGCCGTGTGCGCCACCGCCGACGCCCATGAGGCGGTCTTCGCCGAGGCGTCGCCTGCTGCCGTGCATGCCGCCGCGCGGGCGCTGCGCGAGGTGGGCGTGAACCGCCGCCCCGTACCGCGATCACTGCGGACGGGGCGGAACCGCAGCCGGTCCTGA
- a CDS encoding helix-turn-helix domain-containing protein: MLDETVFRSDDVPAPDRFDYWVELLGRSHAPMELRSSYADDFRASQRVLDLGGVTVWSLAFQPLVFRRTPKLIRQSDPETYHLSLVVRGTGSGVWRHRETQYKPDDLLVNSSSLPNDVHSIGAPVSTVALEIPKALVPLPRDAARRIIGVPVSAREGMGALLARFLIQLTEDTAAYQPTDGPRLGTVLTDLAAALFAHLLEAGACLPPETHRRTLTLRIQAFIREHLHDPHLTPTAIAAAHHISTSYLHRLFRDEDATVAEWIRRRRLEAARRDLTDPALHATPIQAIAARWGFPRATDFSRAYRAAYGTTPKDHRHQALHSHK; the protein is encoded by the coding sequence TTGTTGGACGAGACAGTGTTCCGGAGCGACGATGTGCCTGCGCCGGACCGGTTCGACTACTGGGTCGAGCTCCTGGGCCGTAGCCATGCCCCGATGGAGTTGCGCAGCAGCTACGCCGACGACTTCCGGGCGTCCCAACGCGTCCTGGACCTCGGTGGTGTCACCGTGTGGTCTCTCGCCTTCCAGCCGCTGGTCTTCCGGCGGACGCCGAAGCTGATCCGGCAGTCCGACCCCGAGACCTACCATCTTTCGCTTGTCGTACGCGGGACCGGGTCAGGTGTGTGGAGGCACCGGGAAACCCAGTACAAGCCGGATGACCTGCTCGTCAACTCCTCTTCGCTGCCGAATGACGTGCACAGCATCGGGGCCCCGGTCTCGACGGTGGCGCTGGAGATTCCCAAGGCCCTGGTGCCGCTGCCGCGTGACGCGGCCCGCCGGATCATCGGGGTGCCGGTGTCGGCCCGGGAGGGGATGGGCGCCCTCTTGGCGCGGTTCCTCATCCAACTCACCGAGGACACCGCCGCGTACCAGCCCACCGACGGCCCCCGACTGGGCACGGTCCTGACCGATCTGGCCGCCGCGCTCTTCGCCCATCTCCTCGAAGCGGGCGCCTGCCTCCCCCCGGAGACCCACCGACGGACCCTCACCTTGCGCATCCAGGCGTTCATCCGCGAGCACCTGCACGACCCGCACCTCACCCCGACCGCGATCGCCGCCGCGCACCACATCTCCACCAGTTATCTGCACCGTCTTTTCCGGGACGAGGACGCCACGGTCGCCGAGTGGATCCGCCGCCGGCGCCTGGAGGCGGCCCGCCGCGACCTCACCGACCCCGCACTCCACGCCACCCCCATCCAGGCAATCGCCGCCCGCTGGGGATTCCCCCGCGCCACCGACTTCAGCCGCGCCTACCGCGCCGCCTACGGCACCACGCCCAAGGACCACCGGCACCAGGCCCTCCACAGCCACAAGTGA
- a CDS encoding MarR family winged helix-turn-helix transcriptional regulator yields the protein MAAHSQYEELARQLSAIGAVKREMGRMLPQECPPASAGVLTLLDRHGEMRMSQLAELLAIDMSVTSRHVAHAAERGWIERKPDPADKRSRLLRLTPRGTELLEELAERYTATLARYLDDWSDADVGHLVELLARLRTSFGDCRTRAHHDSTTRTPAG from the coding sequence GTGGCCGCCCACAGTCAGTACGAGGAGCTGGCCAGGCAACTCAGCGCCATCGGTGCCGTCAAGCGCGAAATGGGGCGGATGCTGCCCCAGGAGTGCCCGCCCGCTTCGGCCGGGGTGCTCACCCTTCTCGACCGGCACGGCGAGATGCGGATGAGCCAGCTCGCCGAGCTGCTCGCCATCGACATGTCGGTGACCAGCCGGCACGTCGCCCATGCCGCCGAGCGCGGCTGGATCGAGCGGAAGCCCGATCCGGCGGACAAGCGGTCGCGGCTGCTGCGCCTGACCCCGAGGGGGACGGAGCTCCTGGAGGAGCTCGCCGAGCGCTACACCGCAACGCTCGCCCGGTACCTGGACGACTGGTCCGACGCCGACGTCGGACACCTCGTCGAGCTGCTCGCCAGGCTCCGCACGAGCTTCGGCGACTGCCGCACCAGGGCGCATCACGACTCCACCACCCGTACACCCGCAGGATGA
- a CDS encoding MFS transporter, producing the protein MATTTPAGVRGGHARHGGGHHASDGAPMTHRQIMEALSGLLLGMFVAILSSTIVSNALPEIIHDLDGGQSAYTWVVTASLLAMTATTPLWGKLSDLFSKKLLVQFALIIYVAGSVVAGLSQNTGMLIACRVVQGIGVGGLSALAQIVMAAMISPRERGRYSGYLGATFAVATVGGPLLGGVITDTDWLGWRWCFYVGVPFAVIALIVLQKTLKLPVVKREGVKVDWAGAFFISAAVSLLLVWVTLAGDKYDWMSWQTAAMVGGAVVLGAIFVFVETKAKEPIIPLRLFRNKTITLASLASLFVGVAMFSGTVFFSQYFQLARDKSPTMSGVMTIPMIGGLFISSTVSGQIITKTGRWKAWLVSGGVLVTAGLGLLGTIRYDTEYWHIAIFMALMGLGIGMMMQNLVLATQNQVAPEDLGSASSVVTFFRSLGGAVGVSALGAVLANRVTHYVKDGLAELGPKGAKAAAHAAGNSGGGIPDLDSLPAPLRTVMESAYGHGVGDVFLYAAPCALLAFLFTLFIKEVALKTRGGLSQSSEGADAAATPSETVVPDLAAATAPVEEREPALVGAPSPVADDLHTPSWAQPAAATVAQPLAAYASAGGGDATPAGPAIHGFVRNAEGRPVPRSAVTLISLSGRQLGRAVAQANGSYVLDAPGAGSYVLIAAADGHQPQASTVVVGDQPHGYDILLSGTSGLAGQVRSAATGAPVEGAMVVVTDVRGEVLATGTTGAEGSFAFDELAPGTFTVAVNALNHRPAALPVEIGGQGTTRIEIELLSGARVQGIVRAGGPDGARPLPDARVTLVDAAGNVVATSTTGEDGAYAFTDLDAGDYTVIASGYPPVATGLAVGAHGVDGYDVELAHPGD; encoded by the coding sequence ATGGCTACGACCACACCAGCCGGTGTGCGGGGCGGCCACGCCAGGCACGGAGGCGGACACCACGCCTCCGACGGAGCCCCTATGACGCACCGTCAGATCATGGAGGCGCTGTCCGGGCTGCTGCTCGGCATGTTCGTCGCCATTCTGTCGTCGACGATCGTCTCCAACGCACTGCCCGAGATCATTCATGACCTCGACGGCGGACAGAGCGCCTACACCTGGGTCGTCACCGCCTCGCTGCTCGCGATGACCGCGACCACCCCGCTGTGGGGCAAGCTCTCCGACCTGTTCAGCAAGAAGCTGCTGGTCCAGTTCGCACTGATCATCTATGTCGCGGGCTCGGTCGTGGCCGGTCTCTCGCAGAACACCGGCATGCTGATCGCCTGCCGGGTGGTGCAGGGCATAGGCGTGGGCGGTCTGTCCGCCCTGGCCCAGATCGTGATGGCCGCGATGATCTCGCCGCGCGAGCGCGGTCGGTACAGCGGCTACCTCGGCGCCACCTTCGCCGTCGCCACCGTCGGCGGTCCGCTGCTCGGCGGTGTCATCACCGACACCGACTGGCTCGGCTGGCGCTGGTGCTTCTACGTCGGTGTGCCGTTCGCGGTCATCGCGCTGATCGTGCTGCAGAAGACCCTGAAGCTGCCCGTCGTGAAGCGCGAGGGCGTCAAGGTCGACTGGGCGGGCGCCTTCTTCATCAGCGCGGCGGTCTCGCTGCTGCTGGTGTGGGTGACGCTGGCCGGTGACAAGTACGACTGGATGTCGTGGCAGACCGCCGCGATGGTCGGCGGCGCGGTCGTGCTCGGCGCGATCTTCGTCTTCGTGGAGACCAAGGCCAAGGAGCCGATCATCCCGTTGCGGCTGTTCCGCAACAAGACGATCACCCTGGCCTCGCTGGCCTCGCTCTTCGTCGGTGTCGCGATGTTCTCCGGCACCGTCTTCTTCAGCCAGTACTTCCAGCTGGCGCGCGACAAGTCGCCGACGATGTCCGGCGTGATGACGATCCCGATGATCGGCGGCCTGTTCATCTCGTCGACCGTCTCGGGCCAGATCATCACCAAGACCGGCCGCTGGAAGGCCTGGCTGGTCTCCGGTGGCGTGCTGGTCACCGCGGGCCTGGGCCTGCTGGGCACCATCCGCTACGACACCGAGTACTGGCACATCGCGATCTTCATGGCCCTGATGGGTCTGGGCATCGGCATGATGATGCAGAACCTGGTGCTCGCCACGCAGAACCAGGTCGCCCCCGAGGACCTCGGCTCCGCCTCGTCCGTCGTGACCTTCTTCCGCTCCCTCGGCGGTGCGGTGGGCGTCTCGGCGCTCGGTGCGGTGCTCGCCAACCGCGTGACCCACTACGTCAAGGACGGCCTGGCCGAGCTCGGCCCCAAGGGCGCGAAGGCCGCCGCGCACGCCGCCGGCAACAGCGGCGGCGGCATCCCGGACCTGGACTCCCTCCCGGCGCCGCTGCGCACCGTGATGGAGAGCGCCTACGGTCATGGTGTCGGCGATGTGTTCCTCTACGCGGCGCCCTGTGCGCTGCTCGCCTTCCTCTTCACCCTGTTCATCAAGGAGGTCGCGTTGAAGACGCGTGGCGGACTGTCCCAGAGCTCGGAGGGCGCGGACGCCGCGGCCACCCCGTCGGAGACCGTCGTCCCGGACCTCGCCGCCGCTACGGCGCCGGTCGAGGAGCGGGAGCCCGCCCTGGTGGGCGCGCCGTCGCCGGTCGCCGACGACCTGCACACGCCGTCCTGGGCGCAGCCGGCCGCGGCGACGGTCGCCCAGCCGCTGGCGGCGTACGCCTCGGCCGGCGGCGGGGACGCCACCCCGGCCGGTCCCGCCATCCACGGCTTCGTCCGCAACGCGGAGGGCCGCCCCGTACCGCGCTCCGCGGTGACGCTGATCTCGCTCAGCGGGCGTCAGCTGGGCCGCGCGGTCGCCCAGGCCAACGGCTCGTACGTGCTCGACGCCCCCGGCGCCGGTTCGTACGTGCTGATCGCCGCGGCCGACGGCCACCAGCCACAGGCGTCCACGGTCGTCGTCGGCGACCAGCCCCACGGCTACGACATCCTGCTCAGCGGCACCAGCGGTCTCGCCGGCCAGGTCCGCAGCGCGGCCACCGGCGCGCCGGTCGAGGGCGCGATGGTCGTCGTCACCGACGTCCGCGGAGAGGTGCTGGCCACCGGGACGACCGGCGCCGAGGGCTCCTTCGCCTTCGACGAACTGGCGCCCGGGACCTTCACCGTCGCCGTGAACGCCCTGAACCACCGCCCGGCCGCACTGCCGGTCGAGATCGGCGGCCAGGGCACGACGCGGATCGAGATCGAGCTGCTGTCCGGCGCGCGGGTGCAGGGCATCGTGCGGGCCGGCGGTCCGGACGGCGCCCGGCCGCTGCCCGACGCACGGGTGACGCTGGTGGACGCGGCGGGCAACGTCGTGGCCACCTCGACGACCGGGGAGGACGGCGCCTACGCCTTCACCGACCTGGACGCCGGCGACTACACGGTCATCGCGAGCGGCTACCCGCCCGTCGCCACCGGCCTGGCGGTCGGAGCCCACGGGGTCGACGGCTACGACGTCGAACTCGCCCACCCCGGGGACTGA
- a CDS encoding IS110 family transposase — protein MSTRQAQVWAGVDAGKGHHWAAVVDETGATVWSKKIDNDETAILTALGEILDLADEVHWAVDISGTSSALLLALLAAHGQQAAYVPGRTVNRMSGAYRGEAKTDARDAYVIAETARHRRDLAAIDVPAQLAADLALLTAHRADLVADRVRMINRLRDVLTGVFPALERAFDYSSHKGALVLLTGYQTPAVIRRRGRARLTAWLANRSVRGADIVAATALEAAQAQHTALPGEDVAAQIVADLAAQILALDDRLKRIDKQIRETFRDHPQAEIIEPLPGMGPILGAEFVVAAGDFAAYDDAGHLASAAGLVPVPRDSGRRTGNLHRPKRYSRRLRRVFYLSAQTSIIREGPNRDFYLKKRGEGCKHVQAVIALARRRASVLWALLRDNRVFTSAPPVAQAA, from the coding sequence GTGAGCACGCGACAGGCCCAGGTCTGGGCCGGTGTCGACGCGGGCAAGGGGCACCATTGGGCGGCGGTGGTCGATGAGACCGGCGCGACGGTGTGGTCGAAGAAGATCGACAACGATGAGACGGCGATCCTTACCGCGCTCGGCGAGATCCTCGACCTTGCGGACGAGGTTCACTGGGCCGTGGACATCTCCGGCACGTCCTCGGCGCTGCTTCTGGCTCTGCTCGCGGCCCACGGCCAGCAGGCCGCCTACGTGCCCGGACGCACCGTCAACCGCATGTCGGGCGCCTACCGGGGCGAGGCCAAGACGGATGCCCGCGATGCCTACGTCATCGCCGAAACCGCCCGTCACCGAAGGGACTTGGCTGCGATCGACGTGCCTGCGCAGCTTGCCGCCGACCTCGCACTGTTGACCGCCCATCGAGCCGACCTTGTGGCCGACCGGGTGCGGATGATCAACCGGCTTCGCGACGTGCTGACCGGCGTCTTCCCCGCCCTGGAGCGGGCCTTCGACTACAGCAGCCACAAGGGCGCCCTGGTCCTGCTGACCGGCTACCAGACCCCCGCAGTGATCCGCCGCCGCGGCCGGGCCCGGCTCACAGCCTGGCTGGCCAACCGCAGCGTCCGAGGCGCCGACATCGTCGCGGCGACCGCGCTGGAAGCCGCCCAGGCCCAGCACACCGCGCTGCCCGGCGAGGATGTCGCCGCGCAGATCGTGGCTGACCTGGCGGCGCAGATCCTGGCCCTGGACGACCGTCTGAAGCGGATTGACAAGCAGATCCGCGAGACTTTCCGCGATCATCCGCAGGCAGAGATCATCGAGCCCCTGCCCGGCATGGGTCCGATCCTGGGGGCGGAGTTCGTGGTCGCCGCCGGCGACTTCGCGGCCTACGACGACGCCGGCCACCTGGCCTCGGCGGCCGGGCTGGTGCCCGTCCCACGCGACTCCGGACGACGCACCGGCAACCTGCACCGGCCCAAGCGTTACAGCCGCCGCCTGCGACGGGTGTTCTACCTGTCCGCGCAGACCAGCATCATCCGCGAGGGCCCGAACCGGGACTTCTACCTCAAGAAACGCGGCGAGGGGTGCAAACACGTCCAGGCCGTCATCGCCTTGGCCCGCCGACGGGCCAGCGTGCTGTGGGCACTCCTGCGCGACAACCGTGTCTTCACCTCCGCCCCGCCGGTCGCGCAGGCGGCTTGA